A single genomic interval of Helianthus annuus cultivar XRQ/B chromosome 13, HanXRQr2.0-SUNRISE, whole genome shotgun sequence harbors:
- the LOC110898142 gene encoding thioredoxin-like 1-1, chloroplastic: MAKIISNGYKFPACNHGFGYNKFDSFSHVMVKMPVFSTSGSNLTLRMSADADFFDRRAALGGQGRRVLTQVAAASDSKMGIIGIGKSLKWWEKGLQPNMKEITGAEDLVESLSKAGDQLVIVDFFSPGCGGCRALHPKLCQLAEMNPDVQFLQVNYEEHKSMCYSLNVHVLPFFRFYRGDEGRLCSFSCTNATIKKFKDALAKHKPDRSSVGPAKGLEEKELVALGANRDLSFAYNPQPENPQKEVAPPPLLPVPTVATGGSGSQSLPLPLPIPLKSTSESKEDNKDKTLVSSGR, from the exons ATGGCTAAGATCATAAGTAATGGTTATAAGTTTCCTGCTTGTAATCATGGTTTTGGTTACAATAAGTTTGATAGTTTTTCTCATGTTATGGTAAAGATGCCGGTTTTTTCGACTTCCGGATCGAATTTGACCCTTCGGATGTCGGCCGACGCCGATTTTTTCGATCGGCGTGCGGCTTTAGGTGGTCAAGGCAGAAGGGTTCTGACACAAGTAGCTGCAGCTTCTGATTCTAAG ATGGGTATTATTGGCATTGGAAAATCTTTAAAATGGTGGGAAAAAGGGCTTCAACCAAACATGAAGGAAATAACCGGTGCAGAAGATCTCGTTGAATCGCTGTCAAAAGCCGGCGATCAACTAGTCATTGTCGATTTCTTCTCACCTGGTTGTGGTGGCTGCAGAGCTCTTCACCCCAAG TTATGTCAATTAGCAGAGATGAATCCTGATGTCCAGTTTTTGCAAGTGAACTATGAGGAGCACAAATCCATGTGTTATAGCCTCAATGTTCATGTTCTTCCATTCTTTCGGTTTTATAGAGGGGATGAGGGTCGTCTTTGTAGCTTTAGTTGTACCAATGCTACG ATCAAGAAGTTTAAAGATGCATTGGCGAAACACAAGCCCGACCGAAGCAGTGTAGGCCCAGCGAAAGGTCTCGAGGAGAAAGAGTTGGTGGCACTCGGGGCCAATCGGGACCTTTCTTTTGCGTATAATCCACAACCGGAGAACCCGCAAAAGGAGGTTGCACCACCACCATTGCTGCCAGTGCCAACGGTGGCAACAGGGGGTTCAGGTTCACAAAGCCTGCCTCTTCCTCTTCCGATTCCCTTGAAGTCAACATCGGAATCGAAAGAAGATAATAAAGATAAAACATTGGTGTCTTCTGGGAGATGA